Genomic DNA from Amycolatopsis alba DSM 44262:
GGCGCGTGGAGAAGATGGACGACCTGCGCGTGGCGGGCGGCCATCCGCTGAAGATGGACGCCAGGAGCGAAAACGATCTCCGCCGGGTGGTCGACACCGTGCTCGACGAGCAGCAGCGGATCGACGTCCTGGTCAACAACGCCGGAACCGTCCTGCACGGCGCCGTCGAGGACGTGCCGCTCGACAGCGCGCGCGACCAGCTCGAAGTCAACCTCCTCGCGCCGGCGCGGCTGGTCCAGCTCGTCCTGCCCGCCATGCGGGCGCGGCGGTCCGGCACGATCGTGAACGTCTCGTCGATCGGCGGTGAGATCGCTTTGCCGCTCGGCGCTTGGTACTACGCGTCGAAGCACGCGCTCGAAGCCTTTTCCGACACGCTTCGCATGGAGGTCGAGCCCTTCGGGATCGATGTCGTGATCATCCAGCCGGGCATCATCAAGACCGAGTTCGAGGACCAGACCTCCGCGCAGCTCAGGGAGATCTCCGGTGGCGGGGCGTACGGGAAGATGGCGGAAGCCATGGCGCGGCAAGGCGAAACGGGACTCGGCGACGGCTCCGATCCCAGCGTGGTCGTGGACGCCGTCCGCCGTGCCATCGAGTCGGACCGCCCGGAAACGCGGTACGCCGTCGGCCATCTCGCCGAGAAACTCCTCGAACTCAACAGGACACTGCCGGATCGAGAGTTCGACAAGCTGGCCACCCGCGCGACGAACTAGCTCGGCCTCCGGCGGGCGCGCGCGACGCCGATCCACAGCAGAACGGATACGACGGCACCGGGCGCCGCCGTCAGGTACACCGGCCACGCACGGAAATCCGACACCCACAGCATGGTGACCAGGCCTAACGTGATCAACGTCCACGCCAACGCGAGCGTGCCGCCTCTTCGCCGCCAGCGGGCGGCCAGGCCGCGCATCCTGTTCTCTGCTCGGATCACACCGGTGGGTACCCATTCAGCGCCTGGTCAACCCCGAAAAATCAGCCGCGAAGGTAGCCGGTGATCATCGTCACGAGTTCGTTCTCGAGCCGCGTGAGGTCGATGGAGTCCGGCGCGGCGATGAGCTGATGCACGGTCAGCTCCACGGTCGACGTGACGAGCCGGGCCGCGGTGTCCTTGTCCTGGACACGGACTTCGGGATGAGCGTCGAGCAGATCGAGCAGGTCGTCGATCATCTCCCACTTCACCCTGGTGACGCGCTCCAGCAGTTCGCCGGAGCGCGGTGCCTGCTCGATCATGATCCGCAGCAGCTGGGGATCGTCGAGGTGGTTGTCGATCACCGTGCGCACGAACGCTCTCATGATGGTTTCCAGCGGTTCGGCCGATTCCTTGTAGCGACGCAGCGTCGCGGTGCCCCGGTCGCCGTCGAGGTGACGGGTCAGCAGTTCGGCCAGGATCGAGTCCTTGTTCGGGTAGTACTGATACAGCGAGCCGATCGAGACGCGGGCCCGCTCGGCGATCCGGTTCGTCGTCCCCGCGGCGTACCCGTGCTCGGCGAAAATGTGAGCAGCGGCGGTGAGGATGCGCTGCCGGGTCAGCTCGGCCCGGACCTGACGCGGCTGTTTACGTGGCTGGATGCGGCGCTGGTCCGACGTCATGGCACTCCTGAGTGAAGCGGCGTGAAAGCGAGTAGCGGACAGACTGAACAATTGCTCATAATTGTGCCATGACCAGCAGTTATCTCGTCAATGAGACGCGTCCGCGCCGGATCTCGTACGAGGAGGTGCGCGCCCGGCTCGGGGAGCCGGAGGCGATGATCAAGGACAAGGTCCACGACCGCGTCGACCGGCACGGCCGCCGGTTCATCGCGCATGCCCCGTTCGTGGCGATGGCGACGGCCGACGCGACGGGCCTGCCCGACTGCTCACCGCGCGGCGACTATCCGGGTTTCGT
This window encodes:
- a CDS encoding oxidoreductase, which encodes MTTKVCLVTGASSGIGHATALELLRAGHTVYGAARRVEKMDDLRVAGGHPLKMDARSENDLRRVVDTVLDEQQRIDVLVNNAGTVLHGAVEDVPLDSARDQLEVNLLAPARLVQLVLPAMRARRSGTIVNVSSIGGEIALPLGAWYYASKHALEAFSDTLRMEVEPFGIDVVIIQPGIIKTEFEDQTSAQLREISGGGAYGKMAEAMARQGETGLGDGSDPSVVVDAVRRAIESDRPETRYAVGHLAEKLLELNRTLPDREFDKLATRATN
- a CDS encoding TetR/AcrR family transcriptional regulator; amino-acid sequence: MTSDQRRIQPRKQPRQVRAELTRQRILTAAAHIFAEHGYAAGTTNRIAERARVSIGSLYQYYPNKDSILAELLTRHLDGDRGTATLRRYKESAEPLETIMRAFVRTVIDNHLDDPQLLRIMIEQAPRSGELLERVTRVKWEMIDDLLDLLDAHPEVRVQDKDTAARLVTSTVELTVHQLIAAPDSIDLTRLENELVTMITGYLRG